Below is a genomic region from Numenius arquata chromosome 8, bNumArq3.hap1.1, whole genome shotgun sequence.
GAAGTCAGTCTCCTGTTATGCAAAGAAAGGCTGAAGACCAATGTTACCTGAATGTCAATGCGAGGTCCTCAGCTGGAACCTTGCTTTGTGGTTCTAATTGTCCATTTTCTGTCTGTTTAGTGGTGCCCATTTTGTTTTTTATATCCAGTGAAGACTGGCtctcctttaaagaaaaggacaaaagaaaaatttttaaactttgtgtTAAAAGAATTTGAGACTTGATCCTTTGGAACTGATGATGAAGGCCTGTAAATTAGAGCCATACAGTGTAACCCACAAAAGCCATGAGACAAGAAAACAGACTCACTAAGATATGCTCATCCTCTCAGGACACAGTATTTCCTGAAAAGAAGGAATGATTCTTGTAACAACAAGCAAAGACTGTAGACTGTAACAGCACACAGACTTCTGAACGCTAGCCTGTACCTGCAGATGATGATGTTTTCTGTGTTAAAGCAGTTTATACAACTCATGGCACAGTGACCTTGGGTACGATTCATAGCTTTCAACGGTGCCGTACTTGTTTTCAAATGGCGATAAAATAACAGTGGAGTAATTTAAAGTGGCTAGAATTCAAATTCTTCAGGAAGAAGAATGAAGAAACTTCTCAGGAggttttgaagaataaaaaggTAAAGAGGGAGATGGATGACTCCAGCTGCAGTCTTTTTGCCAGCTACACGTCTCTCCACTCCACCTCTCTGCCTCCCACCCCCATGGCACTCACCATGCTCAGCTCACGGGTTCTCTTCCCAATTTCCCTTTCCACCTGGTGTAGCTCCAAGCTCAGCTGTTCACTTGAGATCATCCCAGGCCActtgggaggagggggtgggggctgtggttGGCCTGCCAGGGTAGTCGCCTCCCTCTGCAACAGCAGCCTGTTACTAACAGCCTAAATGCATAAAGCCAAGCACATACACAACTGAGCACACAGCACACCAAGCACAGAAAGAGCTCTAGGCCATAACTCCAGAGTATTGCTTATTTGCCAAACCAaggccttctctctcctcctttaaCAAAGTCCCAATTGAAATCACTTCCAATGCAagtttaagcattttttttacatGCAGACAAGTCTTTCCACTTTTAAATAAGCAGTGTTAAATACCTTTTACTGTAATAAATTTGCATGGGTTTTCCTCATATAGCTTTTGTTCTCAAAACTAAGATTAAGCACATGAACAAGAACACTACTCTCTTGTGAGCTATTTTATGAACAAAAGATAACAGCAGATAAGAAAatctgctgctttattttacaGTAGTACAATTCATCAAAGTCTACAGCACAGCCAGTATTACTACTAAACCATATAAAGTATCTTGAGAGATGTGGATGTAGCTCCCTACTGACCCAGATCAGGAAGCACAGGAACAGAGAGGGGCAAGTGACTACGGACATTCACAAGTTGCAAATTACTAGGAGCCAAGTAAAAGCAGTAACTATGTCAGCCACTGCAAAAATCTGCCAATACTTGGCAATCAGTTCCTTTACTGCACCCAACCAAACATCTGGCTGGTCTACAGTAGAAATGCTCATTCATTtgagaggaaagcaaaataatacaGCTGTTCATGCTCGGACTGAATTAAGTGATTGCCACGACCTTGCAACAGGTAAAACAATAAAGCCTTCTGGATTTCAAATATCTACTTGCAGCTTTGACCACCAGAGAAACTGAAAGCTGTTATTATTACTCAAAATAACCTACTAGTTCTGACAAATTCAAATTAGGGTAACATCAAGGCTCAAAACTCAACCACGTAGGATTTAACACTGACACAATCACAATAATAGTGAGCAGGAGAGGCAGGCCACTTAACAGTTTTGCAACTTTCCAATACTCTTCTATTATGGCAAAGGCAGACATGCaagatttaaaacattttctcctcTTGTTCCCAAACGAGCACAAGAACGCAAGTTATGCTTCAAGTAACTAAGAAATGCACACTAGTAACTGCTGCTGCCACCTAAAAATCGTGAGCTCTTAGAACTAATCTGCAATAGCCCTCCTCTTATAACACATATTCGTGGGTGACCATAGTTTCAGCAGGAGCTCCTATCCACTACTTATAGCAATTCCTTCTGGGAAAATATTAATATGAATAGTTCCTGATGTACCTAGAAGGGTTTTCTTGTAAATATTTACTGATTTTTTCctaggagttaaaaaaaaaaaaggtaactaaaGCTTTACTAACACAGTTCTTTCATTATGCCTTGACATTTCTCCTTACGTGTCTCacaaaatagaaacaaacatttcAGCTCATTACTTCTTTTACAAACGCAAACTCTTGTCTTTCTTCGTATTGCCAGGaactacatttcttttaaacaggGAGACACAAAATATTAAGATTAAATTTTTCAAGCTAAatatcttttatatttattttcttgactCTTGTGGCTTGCGCTATTTAGGAAGAAACAGGTACAACACAAAGCCAAACATGAAACAGATGAAGGTCATAGCTTTCTGTACATAAACCCAGACATTTTCAATGGCAGTAAAGCCAAGAGGAATAGGTACCTACACAACAAGTTTGCATCTGAGTCAATAGATGAACagagagggggagtgagagagagcATGAAAGCAAACATGAATGAGCACAGAGTGTAGATTCAAGTATGCCGTTGATCTGCACGTGAAGTTTCTGCTGCTAAGCAGAGAGGTTTACACTTGTACCATAGACCCGATGCCTAGCATCACAGAATTAGGTATTATTACTGAGTATTATTACAGTCAGAGAAAGATCAACATATGAAAAGCAGCTTTACTAGCTTTATCTCTCTCCATACCACCCCTCACCACTCCTTCAAACATTGGTACCAACCTCTAGTCCTCGCATTTGTGTCTGCTGGCTAATCTGATGGTCTACTTGCTGCAGCTCCATGCGCAGCTGCTGCTCTCGTTCAGCTGAGGGCAACTGTTTCCCATGACCAGCCACATCTGACATGGACAGTCTCTCCCTTTGGgatcagaaaagcaaaaataaggagATTTCCAAAAAAAGCTTTACTCAGCTGGCACAGAAAGAAATAGATGAGGAAAATttagaaaaaggcaaaggaaaaataaagcaatcctACCTGTCATTGAAACGTCCCTGAGAAGGTATATTCTGATGAGGAGAATATGGAGAGCCTCCCCAGCCACCGTGAGTTCCATAAGGACTGTAGTCTGCTggtgaacagaaagaaaaccacatCGCATTACTACAAAACTATCCTTTAAGTATTTCAGCCAACACACAGAACCGGACAGAAATTAGAGAACAACCAGAAAGGTCAACCCTCAAAGAGCGAGGAAGTCTAATGTTTCTTCTGCTGAAATGACCACAAAGATACATGTGACCAGTCTTGGGTATCACTCCTTCTGCAAGATTTGCTTCAGCCTTCCAGAGTCTGAGTTTGTGAAGGGCTTCAGACACTCAAGGGGATGGGGAATCAAAAACAAATTTAGAGCCACTATGagagcaattattttaattacttagGTTCCTAAAAGACTTGAGGATTGATTGATAATTCTGAGATACCTTGTTAACACCAATCTGAAGATTAAACTTTCAGGGAAGCCAGCGTTCTACCTGTGATAAAGTCTAGAAAGTTACTGCTGGAATTAAGCAAATGAGTTTCTGGTTTGTTTCCAGCAGTTAACTCCTGAAAAAATTCTAGAAGGAAGTTTGGGGGAATATAATTAAGCCTTTTCTTAAGATTAATCAGTGCACCTCAAGAAAGAGACCATCTTTTGGAGTAAGATATACAGCCACACTGTACATGTGATTAGAAAACAGATGTGTAGAAAATAAACCATTCCTACTTTATTTGCTTTGCCTAACAGTACACAAAACAATGGCTGTGTTAAGCTTGCAGCAGCAACAACTACTCATAAAGTAGGAGTGCAGCACAGTACTTTGTTATGATGGTTTTGCATTATGTATTTGAGAAAGCAGTAACTTTCTGGATTTAAAAGAAGCCTCATCTCAGAGGGAACAGCAGAACAAAGTAATTTTTCCAAATCACCACCACATACACTATGTGTGCACAAACCCATCCATGGACGAGCAAGTAATGGCAGCCTTTTTCTTCAGACTTCACTGTGTAAACCCTACCCAGAGTTATTTTTGTGGCATAACATACACGTGGTCTATATTTTTAAGACAAGAAACAAGTTCACAGGAGCTGTCTTCAACTTACGCTACACTGTAGCACTAAAGAAAATAGCCACCGCCAGCAAAATCCAGGAGCACACATCCTACCTGAAATGATTGATTTGGTGGTAGCTCCCTGAACCGCCATAGCCTGCATGGGACCAGAGTTCTGGTACATCGCTTTGGAAGTACGGGAGATAGCCCCAAATCTTGACACAGTTGGTCGGTCTCCAAATGGAATGAGGTCATCATCAccagtctctgctgctcttcGCTGCATGTCTAATCGCTGGTCACGCATGGCTTTATTATCTACATTCTAGACAAGATATGGAAAAGGCAGTCAAAAACATATtcggaaacaaacaaaaccacattccTTTTACAACAAGCTAGTCCAGTACAGTAAGTCTCTCTTGTATTCTCTATTCTCTTCATCCTTTAACTAGTCTTCCTATTCTTCAGTTTATAATGCCACCGTTAAGAGTGATGTCTCTTTAATGGTCTAACTTGATATGACCATTACTATCACTACTGTGAAATAGTTGCATAATTAATTGCAAACAAATCCAAGGGAAGGGACCAGAAGCAAGAGGAAATTCAGACAAAGAAAGTCTAAtgggacagaagggaaaaaacctccAGAACAAAGTCAAACAGGAGATCTCTGAGGAATACATACTCCTTCCAAAGCCCAAATGAAATTTCTGAGGCCCAGTGTTAAGAACGGTAGCATCTAACAGCATGCAGATGACTCAAAATGGGAATTATTCAGTACAGCACTTGGACACGTCTAGTACCTCTTTTCAGGCACATTTTTCATTAAGCGGTAGTACTGTTTGAAACATCCTGGTTTCTAACTGAGCTTCAGAGGCAAACACCTTAAGGGTCAGCACACGAACAGATGAAGTGTTCCCTCTCTACTCAAAGAGCTTTACCAAGCAGTCACAAAGGAAAAGATGTGCACAGAAAACAAGCTCAATTTAGCAGGATAAATCAATTTGACTTAATTTACTTGGAAGAAGAAACAAGAGATTATCATAAAGATTTTTAACGAAGCTTTTCCTGAGATAAAGTTAGGCCAGTTATGGAAGAAGTCACCTGGAATAACTTAAAGCCTTAAGTCAATGTGTTGTTtccatgaataaaaataaattttaaaaaagcttcctCAACAtacaagaaacaacaaaaaatactccCCCGAATAATTATCACATCCAAATAAACATAAAATGGTAACAGAAATAAACAGACTCAattaagaaaaaagggaaaagtgctTAGTTAAATGGGAAAGCTATCTGTTGACTGCCAGAAAGTGTAACACAGTAAGAAGTGCCAACAATCAAGTTAAGACTTTGCTTGAAGAAGTAAAGCTGTTAGCACAGTGCTGCGTACAGCAAAAAGAACAAGGTAAGTGGGGCTACTACACAAAGAGGACTGGATAAAGGCAAAAAACTTTGGCATGgtccaaaatgaaaataaaactctggAAGCTTTCAGTGAGGATAAGGATTGCGAGAAACAGACAAGATAACAAAGCTAAGGCAGCAATAAAGGGGTAAAAATGGCAGTCACAACTGAATTGGAAACTAAACTCAAGAAATGTAACATTGAAATTGGAAGAGGCATTACACATCATCTactctgttattctgaaaaaaaaccaaaacattttactCTCAAGTCCATAGGATGCTAGtactgattttaatttatttccatttactgAGTGGAAGGAAAGAACATAGCAAAGTTGCAATGCCATCTGCATAAATCCAGCATTATGCACTCTCAAGGATAAGAATCGTATCATCTGAAAATAGGAATCTCTTACGgacaattaaaaaaggaagaactaATTCACTTGCCATCTGCAGCGAAGATCtcctgagatttttttccctgtgaggagACAAAAACTGAAGAGTAGCAGAGATCCTATTGTCTTATCTGAAAACTAGCTCTGGGGCAGAATGCTTTGtttagcaataaaaaaatgaGTGTGCTTCTCCAAAACTCTGTTACTTCTCTTAATTGAGTACCAATTTGTTCACACGGTTTTCTAGCAGCAGGGATGAAAGACAAGAGCTGTTGGTTCCTCAATGCTGCCACTTGGCCAACAATAAGCTGATTTTGACTAATGTCAGTAGTTCCCCAGGTCAAACGTGACAGTGTTATGACAAGGCAAACACACTGCAGGACAGAGAGCAGAAGGACatgtaaaaaacccaaagctgcaGATGAAATGCCTTTTATTGCTCCGCTTTTTCTGGAAGAAAGCCTCCTTTTTGCTCCCACTTCACACGGTGCCTTCGAGGTCTTATAGGAAAGCAATTCAGTGGACAGAAAGCAGATGCATTTAATGGCAGTGAGGCAGAGGGGAACAAGGAAGCCTGCTTGTGGGTAAAGCGGAGAAGCCGGACAGAAAAATTCTATGATTTAGTGAAGTTGTTGCAACAGGTGAGCACCTGTCCACAGAAGAGTGAGTTCTGGATagaattttcttccccctccccttatTGACCAAAGAAAGGTCACCATCACAGCGACAATatacaaacaaaagagaaaatacttttgcAGACGGGACGTGAAGGAGAAAACCAGTTGAATCTCAGTAAAATAGTCCCTCAGACTAAACGGTCCTTTCTCTTGCAGACCTGAATGTCTTCCTACTTGCAGAGGCTACCAGCACACTTCCTGCTGTTGAGTGATGCTTAAATGTCAGGAAGAAACAGAATAGCGGTGGTATTTCagaattctgctgcttttcttctacaTTTGTGACTCCCAATAACGACACCCTAGCAGCCCCTTCTTTTTCTAAAGCTGACCTAGCAAAAATGCAGCAGCACAAAGTAAGATCACAGTCAGACACCCACAGCTTCAGTGAAGGACTGAATAAACACAGCATAGAGTTAGAAATTGCCCTCAAGGCAAACTCAGCCTAGTATTATGTTATGATTATGCTTCTCTCAAAAGCTTCATGCAATTTTGGGTACTCTTGTGGTCACAAATCACAGAGTCCTTCATGTGAAAACTAGTAACACTGTTAACAGCAGCCACAATCACCTTAAAAGGATTAATAGCACAAAGTTAAGTTACAGCATCTCCTTCTGACAGAAGGAAGCAACAGACAGACATGTTTAATTAACAAGCTGCCAGCAGAGTCATTTTTGGACTTCAAGTACGTACAAAGGATCATGGCAAAATAGCTCTTGCTATCCGTGGCTTCAGAGCACGATGGTTAGCCTGCACCTATATCCAGAATTTCAAAACAGCTACACGGATGTAGGTCCGTTCATAACTTTGAAAATACAGCACACTGCACACTTTGCACTTTTGAGCTTAAATAGAAGCACCGCCATGTGCTTCATCATCAGAGCACACATCAGAGAGTCTTTCCCAACCCACAGAAATATCAATTTTTCTTCTGAGTTCCCCCCTAATCCCTACATACCGCCATCTCCACACTCCTTGCTGCCACAACATCTTTGGGTTTTGCATCTTTGGTTCCAATGTAGGAGCCGATGGTGTCACAGGACCAGGGAGAGTACTGGCTGTAGTCATTTCCTTTGTATTTCCCAGCTACCTTCAGGTCTTCATCCAAGTACTGTACAAAAACAAAAATCTGGTTCTGTAAGTGAAGGGAAGAAGCAGCTTCACAGACACCACTACTTAGTTCAACAGCAGTGAGCTTGCAGAAAAACAccaccaggattattttttttatcagatacATAATCATTTGGAATTGGGCCACAGCAAGCATGAAATGTGTAAAATTCTGATCACCTGGCTACACTCCCAGTGCTGACCGTTCACTTGGCCAGTATGAAAGTGATATTTTGACCTTGGTTAAAAAGATAAACCTCTCGTAAGCTGTTACTTAATTCTAAACATGTCAGGAGCAAATGAAACAAAGTCCAGTGGCCATGAAGACTGACTACTTCAGTTAATGATGGCTCAAAACTATTTCTCTTGGTTGCACCAGAAGCAGATAGCTTAGGATCAGTGGCAGATCAGAGAATCAACAGCCAATTGAGAGATTGGAGACTGCACTAAAAGGGCTTcccacctcacctggagcacaAAAATTTAACCCCACAGCACTGTACTGACGTGCCGACACTGTACTGTTCTAATTTTCTTGTTGTCTTCAGCTAGAGCACACACAAACTCCCAAGTATTTTCTAAACATGACAGTAAGTCACATTTTTGTCAAAATATGCTTACCTCCTCTGAATGAAAAGGATGAGGCAAGGTTGGTGATGGTGCAAAAGGAGGTGGAGAAATCACCTTCCTCTCTTCTAGCTGGGCCATGATCTCTTTCCTTCGTCGGTGAAGTTCGTCAAGGCTGGGATGAGGCTGAAATGAAGCCAGAAATAATGTTACAAATCTTCTGAAGCATTAATGCACagttagtaatttaaaaaatgttgtttacCTAAACAAAATGACAACCATATactgtaagaaaaggaaaatgctgtgaatAGACAGTATTGTTACAATAATAAGTGATGATCACTTTGTTAAAGTCTGTCTGTTAACTTTCACGTTTAATATAGAACATCTATGTTCCTACACTAGCCAGAGTGTTAGTTCAATGCACCCCAAAGGTAGGGAACGTTATTTGCCTAAAACTGATTAGATCCTAAACTAACCCAGCGTTTCTACCTTTAAGACTACTAATCTTTTAACTCGCAGGTAGCTCAACATGACTCTGTGTTCCAACTTGGCAAAGTTTCCACTGGAACACGTTCCAGCATGGCAAGTCCCCATTTCAGTCACATGGGTAGGCAGTAGAAATCTACATATGATAACCTACTCACAGTTAGTTtgcatttattattcattttgcaATAGAATTAAATATCCCACAAATGTGTCAAACTCAAAACTGATAAATCTATAAGCTATGTTAAAAATGCTTCCTGGACTCAGCAATACGATTCAGAGCCTTTAATCTGAATGATAACTACATAAGTACAACTACTCTACAGGACTCAATTCCAGCTGGTGATTTACCAAAACAAGTTTGTACCCTTCTACTAGGAAGACCCTCCAGTTTGCAATCTTAAAGTAGAGAAAATTTGGAAGAGTAGGATTTTAGGTTCCTTTATCGAGGGatgtatgtttatttatttatttatttaggcacAGAGATGGTCAGTCACAGATGGGCAGTACAAGAACACACACATAATTATTTGCACACATGCTTTTCTGCTTTGAGTGCTAAGTAGCAGCCCGCTCTTTTACATATTAACATCATTACAACTGCAGACTTGACCAGTAACTAAACTGCCTTCAAGTTTTTGATCACCTTTATCAAACGTACCTCTTCTTAAAGTTCGAACTTCTAATTCCTCACAAAAAACATAaccttactgcaaaaaaaaaataattatcaactTCTGAGGTAGttcatattttctctctcaaACGACTAcaaaaatgcaatataaaaacCATACCCTGTGGCACGAAGGTCTAATCTGACTGAGATGTGGAGCCACTGGGCAATAACCCTCTGTTTGCTGGTATCTGTCTCTGGATTCAGGTACATAGGAAGGTACAGCTGCTTGTGGAATTTCAATGGGTACAGGGCTTCCTCGGACAATCTCCTCCCGCTGGTATGGCTGGACAGGGGGATAGACACGACGGCTGTCGTAGTGCGGTGGGTATATGGGTTGTCCCATAGGAGGATACTGCTGTGGTTGCGTGTACTGTGGGCTGACCACACGATCCTGAAGGTAGGGTGGGTAATGGTCTAAATAAGGCGGACCAGGTTCAGGAGCTGATGGAGGAGGTCGGACAAAGCGAGACATGGACTGAGGTGGATAGTAAACTCCTGAAataaggaaagagggaaaaacacaaaacacaggaaaCTTATCACAACTGTTCACAAAAACAGATTGTTTCAAACACTCCAGACTACAAGTATCATGAAGAGAAAGGTATAATTAAATTCCCATTTGTTGTTTGCCCCCACTATCTAACCAATATTTCTACTCAATAATTAACCACAGCAAACCTTGAAGAAGCAAAAACTGACCCAAAGCTCACGTGACACAGTTTAATTATCTAAGTAAGATACCAGCAAGGTGTAAAGGTTACAGTAGCTGGAGAAGAGGTGGTGAGACTGATCACACCACAGGTACCACAGAAGTCCTGCTAGCATTCCAAATAGAAATAATTCACTAGAATGTCTCTGCAGGCTGATATGAATGCTTTTAGCTAGACAAGACCTAGAAAGTAAACTGAAGATTAGCCTGTACATCTTTACTCGCACTACTAAAATTCAATTTGTCCCAACATATCAAAGCCATCACCTATGTAAAGAAACTTGGAGTAATTAGAACTTAAAGTTATCTAAAGATTTGCTCTACCTCTTGTATAGTAGACAGAAATTTCAGTACTGTGAATCACCAAATACTTCTAAGATCACACCTCCCAGTTACATGAAGATTTTAGTAACCTATCTGGGATCTCTGGATCattaaaaaatatgcatgaataCGTGCACATCATTAACAATGTGTGCATCAAATTTTGTAGACAACTCAGATCTTCATTTGCATACAATAATCAAATGTAggctttcttcattttcaaaactgCTCTGCAGCTTTCTAAAAAAATggttcccccttcccttttcctttctagagctttttcttcttctttctactTCTTTTGGTCTTTcactccttatttttctttcatattaacTTCACTTTATGCCATTTCTCTCTCTAATCTTTCATTGCATAAGAATCACTCTCATCTTTATATATAGacataccttttctttttaatcccctCCTATGTTATCTTTCTTTCTCCACTCAGTCTCTTTATACTTAGaacttttcctcttccttttttacgatgttttcatttttgtgccCAGCCCTTCTCTAATTTCACTTGCCTCTACCTATTACAtgcatgtgcagacatttctgaaaCACCCGTAGACTTTTCATTAAGGATACAAGTACTTTCACCCCTCAAGCAGAAACCCCTCTGCTAGTTAAGCTTTATTTCCATCTTCCCCGAGTCAAATTGAATTAAGGTTTACCATATTATATCCCTTACCTAGCCCAGTTTGGAAGAACTGAAGAAAGAAGGATTTGCTACGCTGGATGGATACAAACCTCTATTTTCACTTGCATGAAAGTCCTCAGTCAAGACATAAAAAGCCTGCTAACCTCCATTCTATTATGCCCTCAGCACATTACTGCCTGTAGTCCAGGCAATACTCAAGAGACCTCCAACTTAAGAGCTTAAGTAAACaccaaaggggaagaaagaataaaaccaacACCAAGATAAAAGATAAAGAGCTTGGTCTCAAACTTACCTTGTTGGTAGGGTGCTGGCTCAAACGGTGGGGCTGCTCCTCTAGGATCTTGATAAAACATATCTGCTTGCTGAGTATTATACAACTGAGACCCTCGTGGTACCATTTGCAACTGCTTGGTGACAGACACTGAAGGCAGATCTGTTGGTGCCCGAGCAGGCACAGGATGAGGGTTCACTGGTAAGGCAGAAATGGAGCTCTTGGGGACAGACTCcagtctgaaaagcagaaagatgaCACTGCTCATTAAGGCCTGATACAGCACACTGTACTTTAAAACACTGCTCTTTGTCTATATTCCACCTTCTGAATGCTTACATCACCTTCTCCAACTAAAATATAAGCAAACAGGGAAGTAAAGCAGTTCAGAGTTTCAGCTTTAGTTTTCTACTCCACTGTTTAATCACTTAAAAAacacccaacaccaaaaccaaacccaaactgttctgtttcttttctagCAAATGGGTTTACTTTTTTTCTACTGCATATTTACACACATGACACTTTGAATAACAGTTAGGAAGACCCGTACAAGTCAGGAGGGGATCCAGGGGCACTGCTACTCAGATGGTCCATCTTCCCTGGCTTCAGAGCGGTTTCGTAACCGGAGTCTGTTCCTCGAGAAATAAGTTGCGTCACCGTGCTGCCTGTTGACACAATTCCATTTGGCAGAGCAGAAGTTTTCCTATTGGGCAAGTCCACTCCCCCTTCCTCCGAGAGGATAGCTCCTGAAGGTAGGCCCACCTCATTCAGCTGGCCCAAGGAGGCACTCAGGGGTCTTCTGGGAACCAGACGCTTGTTCATTTTACGGAATCTTCAGCAAAAAGAAACCACACAtcaaaaattgaaacaaaaaaataaaaggagttgCATTTTCACGATTTTTTCAAACACAGATGCTAATGAAATCTTCAAGTTTAAATTCAAGCTTCCTAAAGGCTTGTGAGAAATTTATTATGAATATCTGTTAAGACTACAACTTCACTGCTATTTGAACTGTTAACAGCAGTTTCAATCACAAGAACAAGGATGGATTTTTAATGACAAGTACACCAGGAACTCATAGCTAAGCTTCACACACCAAATCTAAAAATCTTATTTCCTGTACATATATGCATTTCAACTgtccagaagaaaaccaaaaccaaacatcaCATAAAATACTACCTACAGCAACAGAAGCTTCAGAATAAGAATCACAGACTATTCAAGCCTATTTTACTCAGAGAAGAAACTAATAGCAGAAAATTATAGTGACAGAAGATGAACAGATTCCCTTATGCACCGTTGGTCCAacaataaaccaaaccaaacctttaTTGCcatgtgaatcatagaatagtttgggttggaagggacctttaaaggtcatctagtccaacccccctgcaataagcagggacatcttcaactagatcaggttgctcagagccccatctatAGCTGAGATAGCTTTAAAGCACAGTTTGTTAAGATCTATGTTACTATACCAATATGCAGCTTACACTGTTTGCATCGTTTGGTTAAGTGattgcagaaataaaaactctatgaACATACTGTAATTCCAAAAACTTAACTGCTTCTGATAAATCTGAATAAACACAAGCCTTTTAATGGACGTTCCACAAAAACAAGGAGACTGACAGTACTGGACCAACGAAGAGAGCAAATTCCAGAGTGAACATCCTGCCATTAGCTCAGATACCAGAACGCAAGTGAGAGGGCATATTTGTAGGCCCGAGTGTTCCTGCTGTTTATATTGCAGAACAATAGGCCATTTCCTATGCAAGAAGGTTTCAACAGGGTCGATGCCAACACTTTCATATCGTATCTAACAAGTAAAGTGAGCTGGTAACACAGACCAGGAAGGTACATGCattattgtagaaaaaaaaaaatggggcagTTTTActctattatttaatttttagatAATCTTTAT
It encodes:
- the RC3H1 gene encoding roquin-1 isoform X1; the encoded protein is MPVQAPQWTDFLSCPICTQTFDETIRKPISLGCGHTVCKMCLNKLHRKACPFDQTTINTDIELLPVNSALLQLVGAQVPEQQPITLCSGAEDTKHYEEGKKCVEELALYLKPLSSARGVGLNSTTQSVLSRPMQRKLVTLVHCQLVEEEGRIRAMRAARSLGERTVTELILQHQNPQQLSSNLWAAVRARGCQFLGPAMQEEALKLVLLALEDGSALSRKVLVLFVVQRLEPRFPQASKTSIGHVVQLLYRASCFKVTKRDEDSSLMQLKEEFRTYEALRREHDSQIVQIAMEAGLRIAPDQWSSLLYGDQSHKSHMQSIIDKLQTPASFAQSVQELTIALQRTGDPANLNRLRPHLELLANIDPSPDAPPPTWEQLENGLVAVRTVVHGLVDYIQNHSKKGTDQQQPPQHSKYKTYMCRDMKQRGGCPRGASCTFAHSQEELEKFRKMNKRLVPRRPLSASLGQLNEVGLPSGAILSEEGGVDLPNRKTSALPNGIVSTGSTVTQLISRGTDSGYETALKPGKMDHLSSSAPGSPPDLLESVPKSSISALPVNPHPVPARAPTDLPSVSVTKQLQMVPRGSQLYNTQQADMFYQDPRGAAPPFEPAPYQQGVYYPPQSMSRFVRPPPSAPEPGPPYLDHYPPYLQDRVVSPQYTQPQQYPPMGQPIYPPHYDSRRVYPPVQPYQREEIVRGSPVPIEIPQAAVPSYVPESRDRYQQTEGYCPVAPHLSQIRPSCHRPHPSLDELHRRRKEIMAQLEERKVISPPPFAPSPTLPHPFHSEEIFVFVQYLDEDLKVAGKYKGNDYSQYSPWSCDTIGSYIGTKDAKPKDVVAARSVEMANVDNKAMRDQRLDMQRRAAETGDDDLIPFGDRPTVSRFGAISRTSKAMYQNSGPMQAMAVQGATTKSIISDYSPYGTHGGWGGSPYSPHQNIPSQGRFNDRERLSMSDVAGHGKQLPSAEREQQLRMELQQVDHQISQQTQMRGLEAVSNRLLLQREATTLAGQPQPPPPPPKWPGMISSEQLSLELHQVEREIGKRTRELSMESQSSLDIKNKMGTTKQTENGQLEPQSKVPAEDLALTFSSDVPNGSALTQENIGLLSNKTASLSLSEDPEGGGDNHDSQRAGVTPTSAP